From the genome of Aspergillus chevalieri M1 DNA, chromosome 8, nearly complete sequence, one region includes:
- a CDS encoding NAD(P)/FAD-dependent oxidoreductase (COG:E;~EggNog:ENOG410PH30;~InterPro:IPR006076,IPR036188;~PFAM:PF01266;~go_function: GO:0016491 - oxidoreductase activity [Evidence IEA];~go_process: GO:0055114 - oxidation-reduction process [Evidence IEA]), protein MTVSKSSSLLIIGAGTWGSSTALHLARRGYTNVTVLDPYPVPSAISAGNDVNKIISSGQYSTNKDEIEINDLLARQAFEGWNNDSLFKPYYHDTGLLMSASTSAGLDRLGVKVRPEDDSNLVELSKPEDFRQLAPSGVLRGDFPNWRGYFHRSGAGWAHARNALVAAVKEAQRLGVKFVTGMPQGKVITLIFENNDVKGAVTADGNIWRAEQTFMCAGASAGQFLDFQQQLRPTAWTLVHIALSPEERALYKNLPVVFNIEKGFFFEPDEENGEIKICDEHPGYTNMKKSADGTLQSIPFERTQVPKESEARVRALLSETMPQLANRPFSFARICWCADTPNREFIIDRHPHHPSLILGCGASGRGFKYLPSIGGIIVDALEGKVPQKIHDLVKWDPEIGKNRNWKDTLGRFGGPNRVMDFHDVKEWTNIKPRDISKL, encoded by the exons ATGACAGTCTCCAAATCATCCTCTCTTCTCATCATCGGCGCCGGCACCTGGGGCTCATCGACTGCCCTCCATCTAGCACGCCGGGGATACACAAACGTAACCGTTCTCGACCCCTACCCAGTCCCGTCTGCCATCTCCGCCGGCAACGATGTCAACAAAATCATCTCCTCGGGCCAATACAGCACTAACAAAGATGAAATCGAGATCAATGACCTCCTGGCTCGACAAGCCTTTGAAGGCTGGAACAATGATTCGCTATTCAAACCATACTACCACGACACAGGTCTGCTCATGTCCGCTTCCACATCAGCTGGATTGGACAGATTAGGCGTCAAGGTGAGACCGGAAGATGATTCGAATTTGGTCGAGTTGTCAAAACCAGAGGATTTTCGGCAATTGGCGCCGTCGGGGGTGTTGAGGGGTGATTTCCCGAACTGGAGAGGGTATTTTCATCGTTCGGGTGCGGGATGGGCTCATGCAAGGAATGCACTAGTTGCTGCTGTGAAGGAGGCGCAGAGACTTGGTGTGAAGTTCGTCACGGGCATGCCGCAGGGGAAGGTTATTACGCTTATTTTCGAGAACAACGATGTCAAGGGCGCTGTCACGGCGGACGGGAATATCTGGCGTGCGGAGCAGACGTTTATGTGTGCTGGTGCGAGTGCTGGCCAGTTCTTGGATTTCCAGCAACAACTACGTCCGACTGCGTGGACATTGGTTCACATCGCGTTGAGTCCGGAGGAGAGGGCTCTTTACAAGAATCTTCCGGTTGTATTTAATATTGAGAAAGGTTTCTTCTTCGAGCCGGATGAAGAAAACGGAGAGATCAAGATCTGCGATGAACATCCCGGGTATACCAACATGAAGAAATCGGCCGACGGGACGCTCCAAAGCATCCCCTTTGAGAGGACCCAGGTGCCTAAGGAGTCTGAAGCGAGAGTCAGAGCTCTTCTATCGGAGACTATGCCCCAGCTGGCAAATCGGCCGTTCAGCTTTGCTAGAATTTGCTGGTGCGCTGATACGCCGAATCGTGAATTCATCATTGAccgtcatcctcatcatccttcTTTGATTTTGGGTTGTGGTGCTTCTGGGAGAG GCTTCAAATACCTTCCCTCAATCGGAGGTATCATTGTCGACGCCCTGGAAGGCAAGGTCCCTCAGAAGATCCACGACCTTGTCAAGTGGGACCCGGAAATTGGCAAAAACAGAAACTGGAAAGATACTTTGGGGAGATTCGGTGGGCCCAACAGGGTTATGGACTTCCACGACGTCAAGGAATGGACGAATATCAAACCCAGAGATATCTCCAAACTGTAA
- a CDS encoding phosphatase PAP2 family protein (COG:I;~EggNog:ENOG410PJG4;~InterPro:IPR036938,IPR043216,IPR000326;~PFAM:PF01569;~TransMembrane:6 (i27-48o74-96i103-124o174-191i203-225o231-249i);~go_function: GO:0008195 - phosphatidate phosphatase activity [Evidence IEA];~go_process: GO:0006644 - phospholipid metabolic process [Evidence IEA]), translated as MPRNGSAAGSAQTGVGGALSRFSRRSYAVDHIALGCLVAGWVLIQLFAHPFHRMFILDNKSIQFPFAVVERVSVVWSIVYAGLCPLLIFILWAAMFRPGSHKVHVTVLGFFVTLILTSFLTDVIKNVVGRPRPDFISRCIPRKGTPGDILVAWTVCTQTNDHILQEGWRSFPSGHSSFSFAGLGYLAYFFSGQMHVFRPRADLGRCLLAFVPMLCALMVAISRLNDYRHDIYDVTCGSILGILVSYFSYRRYYPPLCSVKCDIPHDRKDADGFSRLAADEEQQLDDMEGETYRLGEQETSH; from the exons ATGCCTCGCAATGGCTCGGCTGCTGGCTCTGCGCAGACCGGAGTTGGCGGCGCTTTGAGTCGGTTCTCGCGACGGTCCTACGCAGTGGATCATATCGCATTGGGATGTCTTGTGGCAGGATGGGTTCTG ATCCAGCTCTTCGCCCACCCCTTCCATCGCATGTTTATACTCGACAACAAGTCCATTCAATTTCCCTTCGCAGTGGTGGAACGAGTGTCTGTTG TATGGTCGATTGTCTACGCCGGACTATGTCCACTCCTTATCTTCATCCTCTGGGCCGCCATGTTCCGCCCCGGCTCGCATAAAGTTCATGTAACGGTTCTCGGATTCTTCGTGACACTGATCCTCACATCATTCTTGACGGATGTGATCAAGAACGTGGTTGGAAGACCTCGCCCGGACTTCATTTCGCGATGTATACCCCGGAAAGGGACACCTGGAGATATCCTGGTCGCATGGACCGTTTGCACGCAGACGAATGATCATATCCTTCAGGAGGGCTGGAGGAGTTTCCCAAGTGGCCATAGtagtttttcttttgctggCCTAGGTTACTTGGCATA CTTCTTCTCCGGCCAGATGCATGTTTTCAGACCTAGAGCAGACCTTGGTCGCTGTCTTTTGGCCTTCGTACCGATGTTATGTGCATTGATGGTCGCCATATCACGTCTCAATGATTACCGGCATGATATCTACGATGTGACCTGCGGTTCGATCCTTGGGATTCTGGTGTCTTACTTCTCTTACCGGCGTTACTATCCTCCATTGTGCTCTGTCAAATGTGATATTCCGCACGACAGGAAGGATGCGGATGGGTTCTCCAGACTCGCCGCTGACGAAGAGCAACAACTTGACGATATGGAGGGAGAGACATACAGGCTTGGAGAGCAAGAGACCTCTCATTAG